caacggtgttatcagtcgtgggactattttgatgaattcctgagaaaaaaattcacacacgtcaaataaaccgggtaattatcaaaagtttgcacgctccgcgctcggaaatttctggtctgattcggccgtgtgacaactcaaaatgttcctctagacaagctctatccaacggtgggatcagtcgtgggactattttgatgatttcgtgagaaaaaaatccacactcgtcaaataaaccgggtaatcatcaaaagtttgcacgatccgcgctgggaaatttctggtccgattcggacgagtgaccactcaaaatgttcctctagacaagctctatccaacgatgggatcagtcgtgggacaattttgatgaattcctgagaaaaatattcacacacgtcaaataaacagggtaattatcaaaagtttacacgctccgcgcttggaaatttctggtctgattcggccgtgtgaccactcaaaatgttcctctagatacgctctatccaacggtgggatcactcgtgggactattttgatgaattcctgagaaaaaaatcaacaatcgtcaaataaaccgggtaattatcaaaagtttgcacgctccgcgcttggaaatttctggtctgattcggccgtgtgaccactcaaaatgttcctctagatacgctctatccaacggtgggatcagtcgtgggactattttgatgaattcctgagaaaaaaatcaacaatcgtcaaacaaaccgggtaatcatcaaaagtttgcacgatccgcgctgggatatttctggtccgattcggccgagtgaccactcaaaatgttcctctagacaagctctatccaacggtgggatcagtcgtgggactattttgatgatttcgtgagaaaaaaattcacacacgtcaaataaacaaggtaattatcaaaagtttgcacgctccgcgcttggaaatttctggtctgattcggccgtgtgaacactcaaaatgttcctctagacaagctctatccaacggtgggatcagtcgtgggactattttaatgatttcgtgagaaaaaaatccacactcgtcaaataaaccgggtaatcatcaaaagtttgcacgatccgctctgggaaatttctggtccgattcggacgagtgaccactcaaaatgttcctctagacaagctctatccaacgatgggatcagtcgtgggactattttgatgaattcctgagaaagaaattcacacacgtcaaataaacagggtaaatattaaaagtttgcacgatccgcgctcggaaatttctggtctgattcggccgtgttatcactcaaaatgttcctctagacaagctctatccaacggtgggatcagtcgtgggactattttgatgatttcgtgagaaaaaaattcacacacgtcaaataaacaaggtaattatcaaaagtttgcacgctccgcgcttggaaatttctggtctgattcggccgtgtgaacactcaaaatgttcctctagacaagctctatccaacggtgggatcagtcgtgggacaattttgatgaattcctgagaaaaaaatcaacaatcgtcaaataaaccgggtaatcatcaaaagtttgcacgatccgcgctgggaaatttctggtccgattcggccgagtgaccactcaaaatgttcctctagacaagctctatccaacggtgttatcagtcgtgggacaattttgatgaattcctgagaaaaatattcacacacgtcaaataaacagggtaaatattaaaagtttgctcgatccgcgctgggaaatttctggtccgattcggccgagtgaccactcaaaatgttcctctagacaagctctatccaacgatgggatcagtcgtgggacaattttgatgaagtcctgagaaaaaaatcaacaatcgtcaaataaaccgggtaatcatcaatagtttgcacgctctgcgctcggaaatttctggtctgaatcggccgtgtgaccactcaaaatgttcctctagacaagctctatccaacggtgggatcagtcgtgggacaattttgatgaagtcctgataaaaaaatcaacaatcgtcaaataaaccgggtaatcatcaagagtttgcacgctctgcgctcggaaatttctggtctgaatcggccgtgtgaccactcaaaatgttcctctagacaagctctatccaacgatgggatcagtcgtgggacaattttgatgaagtcctgagaaaaaaatcaacaatcgtcaaataaaccgggtaatcatcaatagtttgcacgctctgcgctcggaaatttctggtctgaatcggccgtgtgaccactcaaaatgttcccctagacaagctctatccaacgatgggatcaatcgtgggactatttagatgaattcctgagaaataaattcacacacgtcaaataaaccgggtaattatcaaaagtttgcacgctccgcgctcggaaatttctggtctgattcggccgagtgaccactcaaaatgttcctctagacaagctctatccaacggtgggatcagtcgtgggactattttgattaattcctgagaaaaaaatcaacaatcgtcaaataaaccgggtaatcatcaaaagtttgcacgatccgcgctgggatatttcttgtccgattcggccgagtgaccactcaaaatgttcctctagacaagctctatccaacgatgggatcagtcgtgggactattttgatgatttcgtgagaaaaaaatccacactcgtcaaataaaccgggtaatcatcaaaagtttgcacgatccgcgctgggaaatttctggtccgattcggacgagtgaccactcaaaatattcctctagacaagctctatccaacggtgttatcagtcgtgggactattttgatgaattcctgagaaaaaaattcacacacgtcaaataaaccaggtaattatcaaaagtttgcacgatccgcgctcggaaatttctggtccgattcggccgtgtgaccactcaaaatgttcctctcgacaagctctatccaacggtgggatcagtcgtgggactattttgatgaattcctgagaaaaaaatcaacaatcgtcaaacaaaccgggtaatcatcaaaagtttgcacgatccgcgctgggatatttctggtccgatttggccgagtgaccactcaaaatgttcctctagacaagctctatccaacggtgggatcagtcgtgggactattttgatgatttcgtgagaaaaaaattcacacacgtcaaataaacaaggtaattatcaaaagtttgcacgctccgcgcttggaaatttctggtctgattcggccgtgtgaacactcaaaatgttcctctagacaagctctatccaacggtgggatcagtcgtgggactattttaatgatttcgtgagaaaaaaatccacactcgtcaaataaaccgggtaatcatcaaaagtttgcacgatccgctctgggaaatttctggtccgattcggacgagtgaccactcaaaatgttcctctagacaagctctatccaacgatgggatcagtcgtgggactattttgatgaattcctgagaaagaaattcacacacgtcaaataaacagggtaaatattaaaagtttgcacgatccgcgctcggaaatttctggtctgattcggccgtgttatcactcaaaatgttcctctagacaagctctatccaacggtgggatcagtcgtgggactattatGATGATTtcgtgagaaaaaaattcacacacgtcaaataaacaaggtaattatcaaaagtttgcacgctccgcgcttggaaatttctggtctgattcggccgtgtgaacactcaaaatgttcctctagacaagctctatccaacggtgggatcagtcgtgggacaattttgatgaattcctgagaaaaaaatcaacaatcgtcaaataaaccgggtaatcatcaaaagtttgcacgatccgcgctgggaaatttctggtccgattcggccgagtgaccactcaaaatgttcctctagacaagctctatccaacggtgttatcagtcgtgggacaattttgatgaattcctgagaaaaatattcacacacgtcaaataaacagggtaaatattaaaagtttgctcgatccgcgctgggaaatttctggtccgattcggccgagtgaccactcaaaatgttcctctagacaagctctatccaacggtgggatcagtcgtgggactattttgatgatttcgtgagaaaaaaatccacactcgtcaaataaaccgggtaatcatcaaaagtttgcacgatccgctctgggaaatttctggtccgattcggacgagtgaccactcaaaatgttcctctagacaagctctatccaacggtgggatcagtcgtgggactattttgattaattcctgagaaaaaaatcaacaatcgtcaaataaaccgggtaatcatcaaaagtttgcacgatccgcgctgggatatttcttgtccgattcggccgagtgaccactcaaaatgttcctctagacaagctctatccaacgatgggatcagtcgtgggactattttgatgatttcgtgagaaaaaaatccacactcgtcaaataaaccgggtaatcatcaaaagtttgcacgatccgcgctgggaaatttctggtctgaatcggccgtgtgaccactcaaaatgttcccctagacaagctctatccaacgatgggatcaatcgtgggactatttagatgaattcctgagaaataaattcacacacgtcaaataaaccgggtaattatcaaaagtttgcacgctccgcgctcggaaatttctggtctgattcggccgagtgaccactcaaaatgttcctctagacaagctctatccaacggtgggatcagtcgtgggactattttgatgatttcgtgagaaaaaaatccacactcgtcaaataaaccgggtaatcatcaaaagtttgcacgatccgcgctgggatatttcttgtccgattcggccgagtgaccactcaaaatgttcctctagacaagctctatccaacgatgggatcagtcgtgggactattttgatgatttcgtgagaaaaaaatccacactcgtcaaataaaccgggtaatcatcaaaagtttgcacgatccgcgctgggaaatttctggtccgattcggacgagtgaccactcaaaatattcctctagacaagctctatccaacggtgttatcagtcgtgggactattttgatgaattcctgagaaaaaaattcacacacgtcaaataaaccgggtaattatcaaaagtttgcacgctccgcgctcggaaatttctggtctgattcggccgtgtgacaactcaaaatgttcctctagacaagctctatccaacggtgggatcagtcgtgggactattttgatgatttcgtgagaaaaaaatccacactcgtcaaataaaccgggtaatcatcaaaagtttgcacgatccgcgctgggaaatttctggtccgattcggacgagtgaccactcaaaatgttcctctagacaagctctatccaacgatgggatcagtcgtgggacaattttgatgaattcctgagaaaaatattcacacacgtcaaataaacagggtaattatcaaaagtttacacgctccgcgcttggaaatttctggtctgattcggccgtgtgaccactcaaaatgttcctctagacaagctctatccaacggtgggatcagtcgtgggactattttgatgatttcgtgagaaaaaaatccacactcgtcaaataaaccgggtaatcatcaaaagtttgcacgatccgctctgggaaatttctggtccgattcggacgagtgaccactcaaaatgttcctctagacaagctctatccaacggtggaatcagtcgtgggactattttgattaattcctaagaaaaaaatcaacaatcgtcaaataaaccgggtaatcatcaatagtttgcacgctctgcgcttggaaatttctggtctgactcggccgtgtgaccactcaaaatgttcctctagacaagctctatccaaaggtgggatcagtcgtaggactattttgttgaattccagggaaaaaaatttacacgtgtcaaatataccgggtaattattaaaagtttgcaagttccgcgctcggaaacttctggcccgatcCGACcatgtgaccactcaaaatgttcctctagacaagccCCATCCATCGGTgagatcagtcgtgggactattttgatgatttccagagatcgaagtacacatacgtcaaatataccgggtacttattaaaagtttgggtGAAACTTGGACATCATGCAAACCACttagagcgttacttttttttccgtATTCGACTCgcttagtagttcaccaatatgtttttttttttggtgcggaaatgctttgttcaaaaatttgcttttccacatttatttcaatacttgactctcttacgggaccgtggagcgaacaggggtgctgggtgggataaataaaaataaattgatgtaaatttaggtaaatttaggtaagtatatagcaaaataaacttagtttttttggattaatctatttattaacgGAAATCACCATATTCCAaacgaattatatttaataaacttccATTGGGTCGATATTGATTTTCCGACAATAGCGACGCCAGAGTTCTTCACATAGAACATCAGCGAATTGACTTTCCGGTATAGATCGtcctttcaattttcgctTTAATACGTTCCACTGAGATTCTATCCTTTGTGTATGTGTCCCATCCTCAGCAAGAAACTCTTTGCTGTGATTTACCGTATGATGACTGTAGCCCAAATTCTTAAGGCCATCATACGCCTTCCAACAATCAGTCCACACATCGGATCCTTCAACTACATGTTTCTGAATGATCGGCAGCAGAACCTCCGCACCACGCTTGTTGTCAGGACATAGTACACAACGCAAATCTTGCGATCCTTCCTTTATTATGCCTAGAACCCAATGCCCATTAAGAATCCTTCCcatgttatattttctatgaccAAACATAGACTCGTCAATCTAAAATGTAATACgatttatttaccaatgtatttatgtaaaattgaatcataaaGGGATTTTcgaactaacccgaactaacccgaactaacctgaactacaacACCTTGACCTCCAGTTTTACGCATTTGTTCCTGCATTTTGGAGAAAGCTTCTGTTACCATTTCCCTACAATATCTTACACGATTGGAAATTGTGTCTGTAGCAAGCAGCTTTTCCACATCTTGTGTACAAGCTCGCTGGATTTGTTCATAACTTGAACCGTGAGCGTAATGGTAAAGTATACTAgtataaaaagattaaattaaaaaatatatatatatttattaattaatacttaCATGAATTCACTTTGAATTGAAAGCcgagaattttcaaaccaTGTGCCACTGGAGACGAATATGTCAGGTCGACATTTATTCCGTTTTGGACATCGATATCGATCCAAATAAGTGTCAGAGTCAGAATAATGCGAAAAACGCGTAACTGGTTCGGAATGACCTTTTGTTTTGCTTCTACAAAATGGCGGCTTCGGAAGAAGTCCTTCTCGTAAAGCTAGTTGATAGCCTTCTTCACGGGTTTTAGGCAACATATTATCAAACCATTTATATTCCATGACTccaactttaaatttccaaataaaatcgttTACCGATATCGGTCCTATATAGGTTGGACATTCTGCGCCATAAGGGCGCCAGTTAACTTCGCGACCTCGCGATgagcgttttaaaaaaaaactatttttactaacactaatttatttaacagaaaGTCACTACAAAACTACCCTTAACACGAACTTCACGTACATAACTTCGAACTGCTACAGAACTCAACTACTGACTAACTGCTAAAGATTAAAGTCCctatttaaattggaataaatgtTGGCTCAGCACTAAAGTCTCTGGGTATGCATTAGTCACAATGTAACTCCTTCCCCCTGAGTTCCAAGTTCCGGGTTATCCTGGAAGTTGGATGGCTTCCCTCTGGTTTGGTGCTTGTGCCGAAGTATCCATTTCCACAGAATGGCACAACATCCTCCAACTATTGCAATGTAAACTAATATTGTCCAGATGCTAGGTACTGTTGAAACTTCTCCAAAAGGCATTAGGGATGAACCTTGCGTGTGTTCTATCTCCTGTCTCAATTGGTGGAGTTCGTCTAGTTTGATTGCTGGTAGGTGTAAGCTTAAATTCAGCAATGTCGGGGGTGCACTGTGTTCCTCCTTTAAGTCAGGGAACAGCATTGGTTGGGGATGGTCCTTGGTAGTTATGATTTCGTTGTTTATGGTTTTCCCGTCGATATCAATGCGGCATCCTTGGGGAAAGTCTAACATGTATGTTCCCAAAAGCTTTCTTGTTTCGGTAGTTGCTCCTGGGCACGATGTGTGTATTAAAGTTTCATTTGGACATACCACTATCCATTTGTTTGTCTGATCCAACTGTTCCACTACTAGTTTAGGTATTTCTATTCTAGTTTGCTTACATACTAATGTCCTTCTGTCCATGTTTAAAAGTCTTATCTCACAAGGGGCACTTTCACTTACTATTTCTATGCTATTCTTATTACATAAGTACAAGTTTGGtaacattattttacaaattttgtcaTAATGAGCAAAGTGCAACTGGTTCGTTACCacgaatttattttgaggaataACCACCTTGAACTGACTCCCTGTATACATCGGGACTGAGTATAGGTGGTAATAATCGAATACTTCTTCGCGAACTATCGGTATATGCAATATGCATATTATCTTATCGTTAACGATGAAGCATTCTATCTcgatgattttttcaaatataggCATGTTTTCCATTGTTACCTGTATCGGggattgattaatatttatttctttttgaagtGTTTTAAATTCGGAATACAGGtctttcaattcaattacACTAGGGTGCATCATCCCTGTTCTGGCAAACACTAATGAGTTGGCTGCGTCTTGTAATAtggcattaataatttcatacatgtttattatttctttaattatttccttcaAGAATGTGCAGCTCCTACCGTTTCTTATTTCCATAATGTGTGGTAATACCTGATTGAACTTTATCTCAATTAATTTGTCGTTTTCGTACAATTGCCTAATagtattattgaatttttcaataattgaaacaattatagTTTTGTGAGCTAAAGTGGATTTCTGTAGGTTTCGTTGGTTAGTTTGGAGCTCTTTAATGAGTCTGTTGTATCTATCATCGTCAGATGCATCTAGGTTCCCTGTTATTCCTTTGAATCTCGAGCCTATCCCATTAATTAGCCCACGTTTTGCCCTGTGAGGATGGGGTATGATTTGTTTAAGGTTAATTTCTACTCGTCTTTATATAAGATAAAGTATAgccaagaaattttttaattcgtctaAGTATATTTTGTAATCTTTTGCTCGATGTATAGTTATGGTTAGGTTTGTAGTCCTGGTATGTAGTATGTTCATCTGGTCAATGATGGGGTTAAAGTCGTGGTAGTGTATTATTGTGTAGGCCTGatgtattaggtcgtgtagtatgaaatgagtagaattgaattgaaactttagtcatttttttttcatatgaaatgtttttattgtcaatcgaaatatgcaccaccattattaatacacttctgccatttaacgggaagttcattgattcccctgctgtaaaagcctgcaggtggatgacgaagagtttccaattccaactcctgtagtttggccaaggtgacttgtgcggtgtgtggccgagcgttgtcgtgcaacaatagcggtgtgcttcgattgactaatcttggctgcttaaccgtcagttgcctcatcatttcggtcagttgtcggcagtagacatcagccgtaatcgattcaccaggtttcatgaagctgtgatggatgacacctgcgttggaccaccaaacggacaccataagcttcttttgatgaagattttttttcgcacaatgttttggtggttcatcttaatccaaccactgcgatgaacgtctaatattttcatataggatccatttctcatcacaagtaacaatccgattcaaaaatggatcgttattataccggcacaacaaagaaacacaagcttcgagacgtcgttctttctgtatgtcgctcaactcatgcggtacccaattgtccagctttttcaccttaccaatttcagccaaatgagtcaatattgtttttttggttacactgaatattaacgataattcgcttgcactttgacgtggattcgcttccaccacggctttcagataatcgttatccacttgagtttcaggtcgtccacgtggttcatttgttcaggttagttcaggtcaaaattgccagaacgaaatttcatgaaccaacgagatactgtttgctgtgaaatgacttcagtaccaaacacatcattaatattgcgagccgtctgagctgttgtggttccacggtgtaactcatatttcattaaccacgaatttcactattttgcatggctgcacaaaagttttcataaaaataaaagttttcaataacttttaacactttaaactctgatcgaaagaggaagaatgtgccttttccacataaaaaagtcaagtccaaatatagatttagagtgaagttattcgcagttcaatgtggcatttcgagaatctactcatttcatactacacgacctaatatcatttttgcttttcctaGTTTTAGCGGTACCAGTCCGAGATTGTCATTTAGTTTTTGCATCTGGACATTCCCAAATACGTTCGTAAGTAGTCTGAAACAATGATTGGTCCTTATACCTATATCTATTTTAATGTGTATTAACTAAACTACTTTTACGCTAACTTGTTCTGGGTATATTATCAAAACTAAATCGTTGTCTGAATAGCCTTTTAATATTGTCCATATGGATTTTTCCATGGTTTGTAGTTGTTACTGTTTTTTGTTCCGGGTTTACCGTTAGTAGTTTAGTGGTACTGGTTAGTACCGTTAGTATTTTAGTGGGTTCTTTAAAAGggtcttttaatttttgtcgaGCGTGTTGCCTAACGTATGTTTTGTCGCCGGGCTGAAATATGGGGGGTTTATATCGGGTTTCGTTTCATTTCTcgattatttcctttttattctcGCTAAGTATCTCGTTTATtcttttgtatattatttttgtcctATCCTTATGGTCCGTCACGTAATTAGTCATCaaagttttgtttaattttatgttgaaGGGGTTCTCGCATTCCATATGtccattaataatttccataggTTTGAAATGTGTCGCTGAATGAATGGTGTGATTATATGCTAGAATTGcgtgttttaatttctttttcgtcGATGTCTTGCCCTGTCCTTGATTATTTAGTAGACGCACGTGCTTGATTAATGTTGAATGTAACCTTTCTATCATGCCGTTTGATTGTGGGTGTTCAGAAGAgcagaattgaatttttatcttatgTAGCTCTAATAGTTCCGTCAGCAccgtatttttgaattcactTCCATTGTCCGTTATTATTTTTCGTGGTATCCCGTGATGCGTAAAGAAGGTCATTAACCCGTCGGCCACCTCCGTCGCTTCCAATGAGTTTAGGGGGTATGCCTGTGCGTATTTGGAGAAGCTATCAATTAACGTTAAGAATTTTAGTTTGTCCATCGTGAAGGTATCTATGTGAATTATCTCAAAGGGTTTGGTTGCCGTCGGTGTAACGTTGAATTCCATTTTCACTGGGTTCCTGGCATATTTACTTTTCTGACATATTTCACATAGGTTTATGTATTCTTGAatggttaattttaaatttggccaataatattttgttttaattctttGTTCTGTTTCTTCTATCCCTCTGTGATTGGTTTTACCTTCGTGGTATGCCTGTATTACTTCCTTTATTTCGTCTACTTCTATTACGTCTACAAGTTTAGTTGcgtatcttttaaattttaacgatggctatttgaagtttttcctTAGGACTTCGCAGAATTTGAGATACAATTCCGCATTCACAAAGTATAGCGAGTATAGCTTTTGAAAGTTAACGTGCTCTTTTATAAACTTCATGACGTCACGTTCATAGTTTTCCTCTGATAGTTGTAACACATATCTTCGTTTTTTGCCAAATAATGTTACTagttttgtctttgctggaGAATATAAAACTGATGAGATTATCACTTGATTGGCCCCGTAATTTACTGCCGAATCGGTACTCCTACTATAGGGTCCTGTTCGTCATTGGTATTTACGGTTTGCTCATCTGTTTCTTCCTGAGGGTTTTCTGCTTTTTCTTCTTGCTGGTCTAGGTCCGGATTGGCCACAACTGATATCGTATCCAGTTCCTGATTATTTGTCGTACTAGTCGTTGCTTCAttcttttttatctcttttaaTTCTCTATTGAAATCTTCCATATATTCCAAGAGGCTGTTGAATCCTTCCGTGTCCTTTGTGTGTAATTCAATTCGGCTAAGGGCATCGGCATTCGtgttcaattttccttttttataaattaccGTGTAGTCGTACTGGTCTAATTTGATTCTCCATCTGAGTAATTTGGAAGAGGGGTCCTTTGTATTGAATAGCCACTGTAAGGGTCTATGATCTGTGATTATGTTAAACTTGTTCCCGAATAAATACGGTCTAAAATGTTTTGTGGCC
The sequence above is drawn from the Euwallacea similis isolate ESF13 chromosome 22, ESF131.1, whole genome shotgun sequence genome and encodes:
- the LOC136416332 gene encoding uncharacterized protein; this encodes MEYKWFDNMLPKTREEGYQLALREGLLPKPPFCRSKTKGHSEPVTRFSHYSDSDTYLDRYRCPKRNKCRPDIFVSSGTWFENSRLSIQSEFIILYHYAHGSSYEQIQRACTQDVEKLLATDTISNRVRYCREMVTEAFSKMQEQMRKTGGQGVVVQIDESMFGHRKYNMGRILNGHWVLGIIKEGSQDLRCVLCPDNKRGAEVLLPIIQKHVVEGSDVWTDCWKAYDGLKNLGYSHHTVNHSKEFLAEDGTHTQRIESQWNVLKRKLKGRSIPESQFADVLCEELWRRYCRKINIDPMEVY